The following proteins are encoded in a genomic region of Dasypus novemcinctus isolate mDasNov1 chromosome 3, mDasNov1.1.hap2, whole genome shotgun sequence:
- the SRSF5 gene encoding serine/arginine-rich splicing factor 5 isoform X2 — MSGCRVFIGRLNPAAREKDVERFFKGYGRIRDIDLKRGFGFVEFEDPRDADDAVYELDGKELCSERVTIEHARARSRGGRGRGRYSDRFSSRRPRNDRRNAPPVRTENRLIVENLSSRVSWQDLKDFMRQAGEVTFADAHRPKLNEGVVEFASYGDLKNAIEKLSGKEINGRKIKLIEGSKRHRSRSRSRSRTRSSSRSRSRSRSRSRKSYSRSRSRSRSRSKSRSVSRSPVPEKSQKRGSSSRSKSPVSDRQRSRSRSRSRSVDSGN, encoded by the exons ATGAGTGGCTGTCGAGTTTTCATCGGGAGGCTAAATCCAGCGGCCAGGGAGAAAGACGTGGAAAGATTTTTCAAGGGGTATGGACGaataagagatattgatctgAAAAGAGGCTTTGGTTTTGTG GAATTTGAGGATCCAAGGGATGCAGATGATGCTGTTTATGAACTTGATGGAAAAGAACTTTGCAGTGAAAG GGTTACTATTGAACATGCTAGGGCTCGTTCTCGAGGTGGAAGAGGTAGAGGACGCTACTCTGACCGTTTTAGTAGTCGCAGACCTCGAAATGATAGACG AAATGCTCCACCTGTAAGAACAGAAAATCGACTTATAGTTGAAAATTTATCCTCAAGAGTCAGCTGGCAG GATCTCAAAGATTTTATGAGACAAGCTGGGGAGGTAACCTTTGCGGATGCACATCGACCTAAATTAAATGAAGG GGTGGTTGAGTTTGCCTCTTATGGTGACTTAAAGAATGCTATTgaaaaactttctggaaaggaaataaatgggagaaaaatcaaattaattgAAGGCAGCAAAAGGCACAG GTCAAGAAGCAGGTCCCGTTCCCGGACCAGGAGTTCCTCTAGGTCTCGGAGCCGATCTCGTTCTCGTAGTCGCAAGTCATACAGCCGGTcaaggagcaggagcaggagccgGAGCAAGTCCCGTTCTGTTAGTAGGTCTCCTGTGCCTGAGAAGAGCCAGAAACGTGGTTCTTCAAGTAGATCTAAGTCTCCAGTATCTGATCGCCAGAGGTCCCGGTCCAGGTCAAGGTCCAGATCAGTTGACAGTGGCAATTAA
- the SRSF5 gene encoding serine/arginine-rich splicing factor 5 isoform X1 gives MSGCRVFIGRLNPAAREKDVERFFKGYGRIRDIDLKRGFGFVEFEDPRDADDAVYELDGKELCSERVTIEHARARSRGGRGRGRYSDRFSSRRPRNDRRNAPPVRTENRLIVENLSSRVSWQDLKDFMRQAGEVTFADAHRPKLNEGVVEFASYGDLKNAIEKLSGKEINGRKIKLIEGSKRHSRSRSRSRSRTRSSSRSRSRSRSRSRKSYSRSRSRSRSRSKSRSVSRSPVPEKSQKRGSSSRSKSPVSDRQRSRSRSRSRSVDSGN, from the exons ATGAGTGGCTGTCGAGTTTTCATCGGGAGGCTAAATCCAGCGGCCAGGGAGAAAGACGTGGAAAGATTTTTCAAGGGGTATGGACGaataagagatattgatctgAAAAGAGGCTTTGGTTTTGTG GAATTTGAGGATCCAAGGGATGCAGATGATGCTGTTTATGAACTTGATGGAAAAGAACTTTGCAGTGAAAG GGTTACTATTGAACATGCTAGGGCTCGTTCTCGAGGTGGAAGAGGTAGAGGACGCTACTCTGACCGTTTTAGTAGTCGCAGACCTCGAAATGATAGACG AAATGCTCCACCTGTAAGAACAGAAAATCGACTTATAGTTGAAAATTTATCCTCAAGAGTCAGCTGGCAG GATCTCAAAGATTTTATGAGACAAGCTGGGGAGGTAACCTTTGCGGATGCACATCGACCTAAATTAAATGAAGG GGTGGTTGAGTTTGCCTCTTATGGTGACTTAAAGAATGCTATTgaaaaactttctggaaaggaaataaatgggagaaaaatcaaattaattgAAGGCAGCAAAAGGCACAG taGGTCAAGAAGCAGGTCCCGTTCCCGGACCAGGAGTTCCTCTAGGTCTCGGAGCCGATCTCGTTCTCGTAGTCGCAAGTCATACAGCCGGTcaaggagcaggagcaggagccgGAGCAAGTCCCGTTCTGTTAGTAGGTCTCCTGTGCCTGAGAAGAGCCAGAAACGTGGTTCTTCAAGTAGATCTAAGTCTCCAGTATCTGATCGCCAGAGGTCCCGGTCCAGGTCAAGGTCCAGATCAGTTGACAGTGGCAATTAA